In Sphingobacterium zeae, one genomic interval encodes:
- a CDS encoding EpsG family protein: MILYYTIFFISYILCVFDFVESRLGKLCVYLVFCTFITLIVGFREVGIDNDSEAYQDMFDFYRTSTFMQIIEGGYGYVEKGYVFLNKIISLVGGNHRILFLVMAIFTALFNYIFFWKKSSYVFLSILFYISFFYLYRDFTQIRYGLSAAICMWAISLFLSKKYFQSLFTILVAISFHNSAFILLLAVLIIRIFKNQLWYVLIPIPCYFIGKLLTLQLVFSLLGYNADHMNIYLKDESAGSASISMVGYCICLLYFSLINYRSKHLHLDPIILKTGNFYYKLVSIAVAMNFLFINISIFQRFSFIMFQFCSILIAMTIELMANRIRERYLFVLYYFLIASFLLFYGIRMINEDLVRPYIFSYL; this comes from the coding sequence ATGATACTCTATTATACCATCTTCTTTATAAGTTATATACTTTGTGTTTTTGATTTCGTAGAGTCGAGATTAGGGAAACTGTGTGTTTACTTAGTTTTTTGTACGTTTATAACTTTAATCGTAGGTTTTAGAGAAGTTGGGATAGATAATGATAGCGAAGCTTATCAGGATATGTTCGATTTTTACCGCACTTCCACTTTTATGCAAATTATAGAAGGGGGATATGGGTACGTTGAAAAAGGATATGTGTTTTTAAATAAAATTATTTCATTAGTTGGAGGGAACCATAGGATACTTTTTTTAGTTATGGCTATCTTCACCGCTTTATTTAATTATATCTTTTTCTGGAAGAAGTCTAGCTATGTATTCCTAAGTATTCTATTCTATATTAGCTTTTTCTATCTATATCGGGATTTCACGCAAATTAGATACGGTTTATCTGCTGCTATATGCATGTGGGCAATTTCATTATTTCTTTCAAAAAAATATTTCCAAAGCTTATTTACTATATTAGTGGCCATATCGTTCCACAATTCTGCTTTCATTCTTCTACTGGCAGTCCTTATCATCAGGATATTTAAAAACCAACTATGGTATGTCTTAATACCTATACCATGTTACTTTATTGGTAAGTTACTTACACTGCAGCTCGTTTTTTCTTTATTAGGTTACAATGCTGATCACATGAATATCTATTTAAAGGACGAAAGTGCTGGTAGCGCATCCATATCTATGGTGGGTTATTGTATTTGCCTTTTGTACTTTTCCTTGATTAACTATAGATCGAAACACTTACATTTGGATCCCATTATTTTAAAAACGGGCAATTTTTACTACAAATTGGTTTCTATCGCTGTGGCTATGAATTTTCTATTTATAAATATTTCTATTTTTCAACGCTTTTCTTTTATAATGTTTCAATTTTGTAGTATTTTAATTGCTATGACGATAGAATTAATGGCAAATAGGATACGTGAGCGATATCTGTTTGTTTTATATTACTTTCTAATAGCTTCCTTTTTATTATTTTATGGGATTAGAATGATTAACGAAGATTTAGTTCGGCCATATATTTTTTCATACCTATGA
- a CDS encoding glycosyltransferase, whose translation MENICRNLKEPLISIIIPVYNVEPYLSECLTSVIDQTYSNLEIILVNDGSTDGSGNICAAYAKNDVRIKIINKTNGGLSDARNKGLDLANGEYVSFVDSDDVIDKNFICNLLQVLLDSDASIAMCDYTNFTSVPPTKQPKYDHSVDVYTGEYMLNNLYNPSWIPKNVIAWNKLYKISVWNNLRYTVGVLHEDEYIIHELYANTNRLAYTREPLYFYRQREASITKKISQQRINDTLAIFDLRESFFKTKGYNHLINPNYQAKLLNIGLLAITYEDERARKLLTKHLSSILLLKNLSARVRLSCFIIAFMPALYWKIKKIKNMAL comes from the coding sequence ATGGAAAATATTTGTCGTAATTTGAAGGAGCCACTGATCTCCATTATAATTCCTGTATATAATGTGGAGCCATACCTTTCTGAATGCCTTACAAGTGTAATTGATCAAACTTATAGCAATCTGGAGATCATTTTAGTTAATGATGGTTCAACTGACGGTTCTGGCAACATATGCGCAGCATATGCAAAGAATGATGTTCGGATTAAGATAATTAATAAGACAAATGGAGGCCTTTCAGATGCCCGAAATAAGGGACTCGATCTCGCAAATGGCGAATATGTCTCATTTGTGGATTCAGACGATGTCATAGATAAGAATTTTATCTGTAACCTTTTACAGGTTTTATTAGATTCTGACGCCTCAATCGCTATGTGTGACTACACCAACTTTACTTCTGTACCACCTACTAAACAACCAAAATACGATCACTCAGTAGATGTATATACCGGAGAATATATGCTTAACAATCTATACAATCCAAGCTGGATACCCAAAAATGTAATTGCGTGGAATAAGCTGTATAAGATTAGTGTCTGGAATAATTTAAGATACACCGTTGGCGTGCTCCATGAAGATGAATATATTATCCATGAGTTGTATGCCAATACTAATCGTTTAGCATATACGCGAGAGCCACTCTATTTTTACAGGCAGCGGGAAGCGAGTATAACCAAAAAAATCTCACAACAAAGAATTAATGATACATTAGCGATATTTGATTTACGGGAATCTTTTTTTAAAACAAAAGGCTATAATCATCTTATAAATCCCAATTATCAGGCTAAGTTGCTAAATATTGGACTATTGGCAATAACTTATGAGGATGAAAGAGCAAGAAAATTATTAACGAAGCATCTTTCTTCTATTCTTTTGCTGAAGAATCTTTCAGCGAGAGTAAGGTTATCATGTTTTATTATCGCTTTTATGCCAGCTTTATATTGGAAGATTAAAAAAATTAAAAATATGGCATTATAA
- a CDS encoding glycosyltransferase family 32 protein gives MIPKIIHYCWFGRGKMPDLVLKCIESWKRYLPEYERRLWNEDNFDINLYPFAAEAYAERKFAFVADVCRLYVLREFGGIYLDSDVEILKPLDNFLNNHVAFSGFEDNDRLTTGLMGSEKNGLWVNELLKYYDHRSFYLKDGTIDITPNTEIITQIMEEKGLKIQNSLQEIEGYCTIYPSDYFCPKSWLTKEIYITPNTYCIHHFTGSWLPSKRKWNKNEFLLKLLGKKNFERLVAFYGRLKN, from the coding sequence ATGATACCTAAGATAATACACTATTGCTGGTTTGGTCGCGGTAAGATGCCGGATTTAGTATTAAAATGCATCGAATCGTGGAAAAGATATTTGCCAGAATATGAAAGACGACTTTGGAATGAAGATAATTTTGATATTAACTTATATCCATTCGCAGCCGAAGCGTATGCAGAACGTAAATTTGCTTTCGTTGCTGATGTATGTAGATTGTATGTATTGAGAGAATTTGGCGGAATTTATTTAGACAGCGATGTGGAGATATTAAAGCCGTTAGATAATTTCCTTAATAACCATGTTGCATTTTCCGGATTTGAGGATAACGATCGGTTAACTACAGGTTTAATGGGTAGTGAGAAAAATGGCTTATGGGTGAATGAGCTTTTAAAATATTATGATCATAGAAGCTTTTATTTGAAAGATGGAACTATAGATATAACACCAAATACGGAAATAATAACCCAAATTATGGAAGAAAAAGGGCTTAAAATCCAAAATTCTTTGCAAGAGATAGAAGGGTATTGCACTATTTATCCGAGTGATTATTTTTGTCCAAAGAGTTGGTTAACAAAAGAGATTTATATCACGCCCAATACCTATTGCATCCATCATTTTACTGGTTCTTGGTTGCCTAGCAAGCGCAAGTGGAACAAAAATGAATTTCTGCTTAAGTTGTTGGGAAAGAAGAATTTTGAGCGGCTTGTTGCCTTTTATGGTAGATTGAAGAACTGA
- a CDS encoding lipopolysaccharide biosynthesis protein, with protein MDLKRFFVNLLSNCMSALTGVGLTFFLTPYLVETLGKEAYGFYPLSTNFIMYAGILTTALNSMSSRFITISLEKKDLKQVNIYFNSVLFGNFLVSLFFILTGGLFCYFAQNILDIPLNIQLDVKILFAFVFLGLVINVSSSIFSVSAFALNRFDRLALINIVMNVIRLLIIVLLFYFFTPRIYFLGIASFCSAVYFMYANYKLTKRLMPEIAFSIGDFSWVAISTLVGAGVWNSVLALSNVINTQLDLIIANRFFGASDMGVLSLTKMVPMALQMLLGIIVPLFLPELLRAYANNDLIKMKTNLDFSFKAIFIVLLLPIAVFFVFGKEFFQLWLPHENSEQLYLLSVITLVPFIIHGTIETIHHVFVITNKLRIASFWGVFISILSVTTVILLCKYSKLGLYAIPTGALLTGMFSHLTFTPIYAARCLNEDKLYFYLRIAKGLGSFLLLILVAYLWKYLSLIAIDDWVGLILSLSILTVILLTVSSFVLFDKSVLNRLFLQLKGKFNI; from the coding sequence ATGGATTTGAAGCGTTTTTTTGTGAATTTGTTGTCAAACTGCATGAGTGCTTTGACAGGGGTGGGATTAACTTTTTTTTTGACGCCCTATCTTGTTGAAACCTTAGGGAAAGAAGCTTACGGGTTTTATCCCTTATCTACTAATTTTATCATGTATGCCGGGATTTTGACAACTGCGTTGAATTCTATGTCGAGCCGTTTTATAACGATAAGCCTTGAAAAAAAAGATTTAAAGCAAGTTAATATATATTTCAATTCTGTTCTATTCGGTAATTTCTTAGTATCACTTTTCTTCATATTAACCGGTGGATTGTTCTGTTATTTTGCACAAAACATACTGGATATCCCGTTAAATATTCAACTTGATGTGAAGATATTATTCGCATTTGTCTTTTTGGGTTTGGTCATTAATGTTTCTTCTTCTATTTTCTCAGTGAGCGCATTTGCGCTCAATCGTTTTGACAGACTAGCGCTTATTAATATTGTGATGAATGTCATCAGATTATTAATCATTGTTTTGCTGTTTTATTTTTTCACTCCGCGTATTTATTTTTTGGGTATTGCATCGTTTTGTTCGGCAGTATATTTTATGTATGCAAATTACAAACTTACTAAGCGGTTAATGCCTGAGATCGCTTTCTCTATAGGCGATTTCTCATGGGTAGCTATTTCTACTCTGGTCGGGGCTGGTGTTTGGAATTCTGTATTAGCGCTGTCCAACGTTATAAATACCCAATTGGATCTTATAATTGCAAATCGTTTTTTTGGCGCAAGTGATATGGGTGTACTATCGTTGACTAAAATGGTGCCTATGGCGCTGCAGATGCTGTTGGGTATTATTGTTCCGCTGTTTCTCCCGGAATTATTAAGGGCATATGCGAACAACGATCTAATTAAAATGAAAACTAATTTGGACTTTTCTTTCAAAGCGATTTTTATTGTATTATTACTTCCTATTGCTGTATTCTTTGTTTTTGGAAAAGAGTTTTTTCAGCTCTGGCTTCCACATGAAAATTCCGAACAGCTTTATTTGCTATCGGTTATTACATTGGTACCCTTTATTATACATGGAACGATTGAGACTATACACCATGTTTTTGTTATCACTAATAAGTTGAGGATTGCTTCTTTTTGGGGTGTTTTTATTTCTATTTTAAGTGTTACCACTGTCATTTTATTGTGTAAATATTCTAAGTTGGGTCTTTATGCTATTCCAACAGGCGCGCTTCTAACAGGGATGTTTAGCCACCTTACTTTTACTCCGATTTATGCTGCTAGATGTTTGAATGAAGATAAGTTATATTTCTATTTGCGTATAGCAAAGGGCTTGGGTAGTTTTTTACTTCTGATACTCGTTGCTTATTTGTGGAAATATCTTTCATTGATAGCAATTGATGATTGGGTAGGATTGATCTTAAGTCTGTCAATTTTGACTGTCATCTTATTGACTGTAAGTTCATTTGTCTTATTTGATAAATCTGTATTGAACAGGCTATTTTTGCAATTAAAAGGAAAATTTAATATATGA
- a CDS encoding Wzz/FepE/Etk N-terminal domain-containing protein — protein MSERKITEQISLKEIFLKLGKLFSYLLLKWYIIFIVGILGGGIGYLYAKLQHPTYKSTTTFVLESGESNGGGLGQMAGLAALAGVDLGPSGGGIFQGDNLFELYKSRKMIELALLQRSPSDSSLLLLDRFLSLTNERNKWEKSNPELLNIDFLKNSNSQQARLRDSILQQTVQNINKSNLEVGHLDKKSSIIKVDVISPNEVFSKEFNEAIVDQVNSFYITTKTKKSLDNIVILQRKADSVRAVMNGAIASSAVIVDVTPNLNPTKQSQRLIPAQRSQFSVETNKAILGQLVQNLEMSKMALLKETPLIQVIDEPIYPLHIIKTGKLKSLVIGGILASFICVIILLGIKSFRDLMSS, from the coding sequence ATGAGTGAGAGAAAGATTACGGAACAGATTAGCTTAAAGGAGATTTTCTTGAAATTGGGAAAATTGTTTAGCTATTTACTTTTAAAATGGTACATTATATTTATCGTTGGAATTTTAGGTGGGGGTATAGGTTACTTGTATGCAAAATTGCAACATCCAACTTACAAATCTACAACAACATTTGTTTTGGAGTCAGGTGAAAGTAATGGCGGTGGGTTAGGCCAAATGGCAGGACTTGCTGCGCTCGCGGGTGTGGATCTAGGCCCATCTGGAGGTGGAATTTTTCAAGGTGATAATCTGTTTGAATTGTATAAATCACGGAAAATGATTGAGTTGGCGCTTCTTCAGCGATCTCCTAGCGACAGCTCATTGTTACTTTTAGACCGTTTTTTATCATTAACAAATGAACGGAATAAGTGGGAAAAATCTAATCCAGAATTATTGAATATTGACTTCCTGAAAAATTCAAATTCTCAGCAGGCACGTCTTAGAGATAGTATTCTTCAACAGACTGTACAAAATATAAATAAAAGTAATCTAGAAGTTGGTCATCTTGACAAAAAGTCTTCAATTATCAAGGTTGATGTCATATCTCCCAACGAGGTCTTTTCAAAGGAGTTTAATGAGGCAATTGTCGATCAGGTCAATAGTTTCTATATCACAACAAAAACAAAGAAATCTTTAGATAATATCGTTATTCTTCAACGAAAGGCTGATTCGGTACGTGCAGTGATGAATGGCGCTATTGCATCTTCAGCAGTAATTGTTGATGTAACTCCTAACCTTAATCCAACTAAGCAGTCGCAGCGTTTAATTCCAGCTCAGCGTTCACAATTTTCTGTAGAAACAAATAAGGCGATATTAGGACAACTCGTGCAAAATTTAGAAATGTCCAAAATGGCTTTACTCAAAGAAACACCGCTTATTCAGGTTATAGATGAGCCTATTTATCCACTTCATATTATAAAGACAGGGAAGCTTAAAAGTCTTGTTATAGGCGGGATCTTAGCATCTTTCATCTGTGTAATTATTTTGTTAGGTATTAAATCTTTTAGGGATCTAATGTCTAGTTAA